From one Anoplolepis gracilipes chromosome 8, ASM4749672v1, whole genome shotgun sequence genomic stretch:
- the Med9 gene encoding mediator of RNA polymerase II transcription subunit 9, which produces MQSDVMETVELPEDVSLRTTQFTVDDLDIEILPLIYEIIRSVEKDPHDTTQKAKESQDTSHKILELQKKLDSARSQIKRLPGIEYSKEEQLQKLETLRKQLRLKRELLLKYRNTCTFEIPKI; this is translated from the exons ATGCAATCGGACGTAATGGAGACAGTAGAGCTGCCAGAGGACGTTTCCCTGAGGACCACGCAATTTACTGTTGACGATTTAGACATAGAGATACTGCCACTCATTTATGAGATTATTCGCAG TGTTGAAAAAGATCCGCATGACACTACGCAAAAGGCAAAAGAGTCTCAAGATACCAGCCACAAAATCCTAGaattgcagaaaaaattaGACTCTGCAAGATCGCAA ATTAAAAGATTACCTGGAATAGAATATAGTAAGGAAGAACAGTTACAAAAACTCGAGACTTTACGTAAACAACTGAGACTGAAACGtgaacttttgttaaaatatcgtAATACTTGTACATTTGAAAtaccaaaaatataa
- the Mrgn1 gene encoding E3 ubiquitin ligase Rnf157 isoform X1, which yields MGSLTSRQNAGVEEVDITSNHAYKYPPRSGSYFGSHFIMGGERFDTPQPEAYLFGENADLNFLGSRPTPFPYPPPQAGDPTKTLKSLVNIRKESLRLVRNMDQTSTSSQYHNVKHYGDIDIDKKPNRFNIEFVFDCDVRCAITIYYFCTEEISTKGVAYIPRDPSMNSETYHYKKGANQLFSQTSHIFDPTLYTEEDLMYNADREIIPIAIHCVAEEGSDDPKQSHTTIAVVEKHSDGTYVLKALKQKIYVDGLCYLLQEIYGIENKNTENSKQQGSDEDTEDNGAECVICMSDVRDTLILPCRHLCLCNSCADSLRYQANNCPICRAPFRALLQIKALQKAIGTIISNPPLPEGSCENIPSGYEAVSLIEALNGPYIPRTAIIAPESPDTPDTDTASAIQAAETLNRSAERTPVSKHISAKEDMSGRSSGTTCPTPEFRMSVLLARDEHSGSQKELHNRSPAMRIKSIHSRDKSGLRARDTLRLVNEKQPVASLYEGQGQDEDSEAEKLSPLLDAATSTEALDIHSHRICDIDIDDEIQNTENENDADITCHSH from the exons ATGGGATCGTTGACAAGTAGACAAAACGCTGGTGTCGAAGAAGTTGATATCACCTCGAATCATGCGTATAAATATCCTCCACGATCTg GTTCCTATTTTGGGAGTCATTTCATTATGGGTGGCGAACGATTTGACACACCTCAGCCTGAAGCGTATCTTTTTGGAGAGAATGCAGACTTAAATTTCTTAGGGAGTCGGCCAACTCCT TTTCCATATCCTCCACCACAAGCAGGCGATCCTACAAAGACATTAAAAAGTTTAGTAAACATAAGGAAGGAATCTTTGAGACTGGTTCGTAATATGGATCAAACATCAACGTCTTCGCAGTATCACAATGTCAAGCATTATGGAGATATTGACATTGACAAGAAACCTAATCGTTTCAATATCGAATTTGTATTTGACTGCGACGTTAGATGCGCGAtaacgatatattatttttgtacagaGGAGATTTCAACAAAGGGAGTtgc atACATACCACGAGATCCATCTATGAATTCGGAAacttatcattataaaaaaggagcaaatcaattattttcacaaacaTCACACATATTCGATCCAACATTATATACTGAAGAAGATTTGATGTATAATGCAGATAGAGAA attattcCGATAGCTATACATTGTGTAGCTGAAGAAGGATCAGACGATCCGAAACAATCTCACACAACTATAGCAGTTGTTGAAAAACATTCTGATGGCACATATGTGTTAAAAGCACTCAAACAAAAAATCTATGTGGATGGCCTTTGTTATTTACTACAAGAGATTTAtggaattgaaaataaaaatactgagAATTCAAAG caACAAGGTAGTGATGAGGACACCGAAGACAATGGAGCCGAATGCGTTATTTGTATGAGTGATGTACGCGACACGCTAATTTTACCATGCAGACATTTGTGTTTATGCAATTCTTGCGCCGATTCCTTGAGATATCAAGCGAACAATTGTCCGATATGTCGCGCGCCATTCAGAGCTCTCTTACAAATTAAAGCTCTTCAAAAAGCAATTGGTACAATTATATCAAATCCGCCATTGCCAGAG gGAAGCTGTGAGAATATTCCATCAGGCTATGAAGCAGTGTCTCTGATAGAAGCTTTAAATGGACCTTATATCCCACGGACTGCTATTATCGCGCCAGAATCCCCGGATACACCTGATACAGATACCGCGAGTGCTATTCAAGCCGCGGAAACTTTAAATCG CTCGGCTGAACGTACTCCAGTCTCGAAACACATATCCGCTAAAGAAGACATGTCAGGCAGATCCAGCGGTACTACTTGTCCGACTCCCGAATTCCGGATGTCAGTATTATTAGCCAGAGATGAACACTCGGGTTCTCAAAAAGAACTGCACAATAGATCTCCAGCTATGCGAATCAAATCAATACATTCACGCGACAAATCTGGTTTAAGAGCACGCGACACATTGAGATTGGTTAATGAGAAACAGCCAGTTGCTTCTTTATATGAg gGACAAGGACAAGATGAAGACAGCGAAGCAGAGAAATTGTCACCATTGTTAGATGCAGCTACAAGTACCGAAGCTTTAGATATACATTCCCATCGAATATGCGACATTGATATTGATGACGAAATTCAAAACacagaaaatgaaaatgacgcGGACATTACTTGTCACTCGCATTAG
- the Mrgn1 gene encoding E3 ubiquitin ligase Rnf157 isoform X2 has product MDQTSTSSQYHNVKHYGDIDIDKKPNRFNIEFVFDCDVRCAITIYYFCTEEISTKGVAYIPRDPSMNSETYHYKKGANQLFSQTSHIFDPTLYTEEDLMYNADREIIPIAIHCVAEEGSDDPKQSHTTIAVVEKHSDGTYVLKALKQKIYVDGLCYLLQEIYGIENKNTENSKQQGSDEDTEDNGAECVICMSDVRDTLILPCRHLCLCNSCADSLRYQANNCPICRAPFRALLQIKALQKAIGTIISNPPLPEGSCENIPSGYEAVSLIEALNGPYIPRTAIIAPESPDTPDTDTASAIQAAETLNRSAERTPVSKHISAKEDMSGRSSGTTCPTPEFRMSVLLARDEHSGSQKELHNRSPAMRIKSIHSRDKSGLRARDTLRLVNEKQPVASLYEGQGQDEDSEAEKLSPLLDAATSTEALDIHSHRICDIDIDDEIQNTENENDADITCHSH; this is encoded by the exons ATGGATCAAACATCAACGTCTTCGCAGTATCACAATGTCAAGCATTATGGAGATATTGACATTGACAAGAAACCTAATCGTTTCAATATCGAATTTGTATTTGACTGCGACGTTAGATGCGCGAtaacgatatattatttttgtacagaGGAGATTTCAACAAAGGGAGTtgc atACATACCACGAGATCCATCTATGAATTCGGAAacttatcattataaaaaaggagcaaatcaattattttcacaaacaTCACACATATTCGATCCAACATTATATACTGAAGAAGATTTGATGTATAATGCAGATAGAGAA attattcCGATAGCTATACATTGTGTAGCTGAAGAAGGATCAGACGATCCGAAACAATCTCACACAACTATAGCAGTTGTTGAAAAACATTCTGATGGCACATATGTGTTAAAAGCACTCAAACAAAAAATCTATGTGGATGGCCTTTGTTATTTACTACAAGAGATTTAtggaattgaaaataaaaatactgagAATTCAAAG caACAAGGTAGTGATGAGGACACCGAAGACAATGGAGCCGAATGCGTTATTTGTATGAGTGATGTACGCGACACGCTAATTTTACCATGCAGACATTTGTGTTTATGCAATTCTTGCGCCGATTCCTTGAGATATCAAGCGAACAATTGTCCGATATGTCGCGCGCCATTCAGAGCTCTCTTACAAATTAAAGCTCTTCAAAAAGCAATTGGTACAATTATATCAAATCCGCCATTGCCAGAG gGAAGCTGTGAGAATATTCCATCAGGCTATGAAGCAGTGTCTCTGATAGAAGCTTTAAATGGACCTTATATCCCACGGACTGCTATTATCGCGCCAGAATCCCCGGATACACCTGATACAGATACCGCGAGTGCTATTCAAGCCGCGGAAACTTTAAATCG CTCGGCTGAACGTACTCCAGTCTCGAAACACATATCCGCTAAAGAAGACATGTCAGGCAGATCCAGCGGTACTACTTGTCCGACTCCCGAATTCCGGATGTCAGTATTATTAGCCAGAGATGAACACTCGGGTTCTCAAAAAGAACTGCACAATAGATCTCCAGCTATGCGAATCAAATCAATACATTCACGCGACAAATCTGGTTTAAGAGCACGCGACACATTGAGATTGGTTAATGAGAAACAGCCAGTTGCTTCTTTATATGAg gGACAAGGACAAGATGAAGACAGCGAAGCAGAGAAATTGTCACCATTGTTAGATGCAGCTACAAGTACCGAAGCTTTAGATATACATTCCCATCGAATATGCGACATTGATATTGATGACGAAATTCAAAACacagaaaatgaaaatgacgcGGACATTACTTGTCACTCGCATTAG
- the Rpl10 gene encoding large ribosomal subunit protein uL16 has product MGRRPARCYRYCKNKPYPKSRFCRGVPDPKIRIFDLGKKKASVEDFPLCVHLVSDEYEQLSSEALEAGRICANKYMVKNAGKDQFHIRMRLHPFHVIRINKMLSCAGADRLQTGMRGAFGKPQGTVARVHIGQPIMSVRSSDRHKAAVIEALRRAKFKFPGRQKIYVSKKWGFTKYDRAEYEELKAAGYLAPDGCNVKYLPEHGPLEEWKKFRKVLAAA; this is encoded by the exons ATGGGGCGCCGACCAGCGAGGTG TTATCGGTATTGTAAAAACAAACCGTATCCGAAATCCAGATTCTGTCGAGGTGTGCCAGATCCAAAGATCCGTATTTTTGATCTTGGCAAGAAAAAAGCATCTGTAGAAGATTTTCCGTTATGTGTGCACCTGGTGTCAGATGAATATGAACAGCTCAGTTCCGAGGCTTTGGAAGCCGGACGTATCTGTGCTAATAAGTACATGGTAAAGAATGCTGGCAAAGATCAGTTCCATATTCGTATGAGACTCCATCCTTTCCATGTTATTcgcattaataaaatgttatcgtGTGCTGGAGCTGATAG GCTTCAGACTGGAATGAGAGGAGCCTTTGGTAAGCCTCAGGGTACTGTAGCAAGAGTACATATTGGTCAACCGATTATGAGTGTACGATCCTCTGATCGTCATAAGGCGGCTGTAATTGAAGCTCTGCGACGCGCTAAATTCAAGTTTCCCGGACGCcagaaaatttatgtatcgAAGAAATGGggttttacaaaatatgatCGTGCCGAATATGAAGAGCTGAAAGCGGCAGGCTATCTTGCTCCAGATGGTTGCAATGTCAAATATCTACCCGAACATGGACCACTTGAGGAATGGAAGAAGTTCAGGAAGGTACTTGCTGCTGCTTAA
- the L(3)76bdm gene encoding trafficking protein particle complex subunit 8: MAQCKLTPREFIGNAFSPQIAVVCSTAADAVCQKNNLSFVELLQPFCKLNTEGHFKDPQGNTVAIRNLRLSIQDINARPPEPSLAKKMLNEAVSSTLCERTTTVRIGLTELDVPISVPWFEAWRETFLSVQFPSDHEFTKHLLACMIVVSTTEDNPLEKIQTMGAQLHQSVSGKLPKWFNNNALRYYILVHDAIQDDRNKAEIVFTEMKTIYGANNCFLLQMNSRPPGLSDDNTHLPDPWSQFLTKHSELSGNSEQNSSPRTPADTGGVSAMPSELTMESDKTSQAGTPLMPHNPITLPSSDLTQLISGIDTINFSSELSESANAQLEVGQEAVPVTIHPLSPNDDKSQNFISATNIKGQSVTTSSPINTNVWADSPNYVIAQHGARLSTQDLERLRTLITEFCLRSLLPYVEKQIGLLNDVISNKKGVSRSLFSATRRWFGTNKPGAPGSAPSNAVIYTAESPELQLRRLGDLCFMFGHYSLAYQAYHSAKRDFAADQAWVYYAGALEMAALSAFMQGETNRKTIEYMDDAILTYTNSCKMPQFATRATLLSAECLKGRGLYGEAAKQLIRMTSEDSDLRSALLLEQAAYCFIGPKMMRKYAFHAVLAGHRFSKAGQKKHSLRCYQQAYQVYYERGWSLAEDHIHFTIGRQAASLKQISEAVKAFEKLLNAFSKQHAVQQAAFLREFLHTRNLLFQENGTSCKGFPILPLPLIDSNNIKVLFGPLSKQSESNIPASHVTFNTEETDDTKWSKMEELLITEAQGSPPMIFKPTIALYSRTSNNTIKPNAVLDEPVHYSIELHNPLHVPLPLSDVTLLWSFTCNNETITNEIETSDDSNPVVSNIVDAILLQPACKQNIVLSLTPKRVGELRVLGISYKLSNPVQGINDSPVANSTVVIAGKRLFEITPPKLKNIKEKPSSSLYGKDYRLEMNVIEKASFMQILFTKLSPEMLCGEVQKVEVTLKNIGNAPLRNVYIASTDAKLFTLEGSEIDKSEDSTMKKSSRSVTKVVLPASMNGVLNVGEIYKMPLWVQAPYEKGTHRLDLLFYYESVESKTTLKHRLCRHIWQLTVLDSIQITAIAARSGLFKDDSPTLNLIMSVKNTNQVHDPSINEIMLSKVSLHSAIWSAFHSSVLPPNIKVQPQEVFHLMLKLKKKTDDESIISDVSLIRDDEANRISIDDYPFINFVQRRNIQPLDVNENANDVQQFQPQQNVEHNSVLNIMALNSTLIVKWCANVTESGVVTRMALGQHHLELEHLNKMYKHPREPRTERNEFGARLKVFGPDRNVPNVITAPVKDPVWEAECLKSLISYSLSHQRQITHSFQQSRLCIVPVTIYIQNHSKMRLDVKISTIGTSSETHLPNIKSQLYSPQASTYYKYAGHSSIYSNVEACASSVAKLHAVLPSTGTYDLAARIDISVKDVNSKEYVAQKGKMESICIINDGST; this comes from the exons atggCACAGTGCAAGTTAACCCCGCGGGAGTTCATCGGCAATGCTTTCTCCCCGCAGATCGCCGTAGTTTGCTCGACTGCGGCTGACGCTGTCTGTCAAAAGAATAATCTGTCATTCGTCGAGTTGCTTCAACCcttttgcaaattaaacaCCGAAG GTCATTTTAAAGATCCTCAAGGAAATACTGTAGCAATCAGGAATCTTCGCCTTTCTATACAGGACATCAATGCGCGTCCACCAGAACCAAGTCTTGCCAAGAAGATGTTGAATGAAGCGGTCAGTTCTACTTTATGCGAACGTACAACTACAGTTCGCATTGGTTTGACTGAGTTAGATGTTCCCATTTCTGTACCTTGGTTCGAAGCATGGAGAGAAACATTTCTCAGTGTCCAGTTTCCATCGGATCACGAATTTACAAAGCATTTGCTTGCATGTATGATAGTAGTTTCTACAACAGAGGACAATCCATTAGAGAAAATTCAGACCATGGGAGCACAATTGCATCAAAGTGTGTCGGGAAAATTACCTAAGTGGTTCAATAACAATGCTCTTAGATATTACATCTTAGTTCATGATGCTATTCAGGATGATAGAAAtaa agcAGAAATAGTTTTTACAGAGATGAAGACTATTTATGGTGCTAACAATTGTTTTCTATTACAAATGAATTCGAGACCGCCGGGTCTTTCCGACGACAATACTCACTTGCCTGATCCATGGAGtcaatttttgacaaaacATTCAGAATTGTCTGGCAACAGCGAACAAAATAGCTCGCCTCGTACACCCGCAGATACAGGTGGGGTATCGGCCATGCCGAGCGAGCTGACTATGGAGTCTGATAA AACGAGTCAAGCTGGGACACCGTTAATGCCACACAATCCTATTACATTACCGTCTTCGGATTTAACGCAATTAATCTCCGGAATTGACACAATTAATTTCTCCTCTGAATTATCCGAATCAGCGAATGCACAATTAGAAGTTGGACAAGAAGCAGTTCCAGTTACAATTCATCCGCTGAGTCCAAACGATGACAAgtcgcaaaattttatttctgcgACTAATATCAAGGGTCAATCTGTTACTACTAGCTCACCAATAAATACAAATGTCTGGGCGGATTCTCCGAATTACGTGATTGCTCAACACGGTGCTCGTCTTTCCACTCAAGATTTGGAAAGATTACGGACGCTGATTACAGAATTCTGCCTGCGAAGCTTGTTGCCTTATGTAGAAAAGCAGATTGGCCTATTAAACGATGTGATCTCGAACAAAAAGGGCGTCAGCAGATCACTATTTAGCGCTACGAGACGTTGGTTTGGTACAAATAAACCTGGTGCACCAGGTTCGGCGCCGTCAAATGCTGTAAt TTATACAGCAGAATCGCCGGAATTGCAATTACGACGCTTAGGTGATTTATGTTTCATGTTCGGTCACTATTCTCTCGCTTATCAAGCGTATCACAGTGCGAAACGCGATTTTGCAGCAGATCAAGCTTGGGTGTATTACGCGGGAGCTCTAGAAATGGCTGCTTTAAGCGCATTCATGCAAGGCGAAACAAACAGGAAGACCATCGAGTATATGGACGACGCGATATTAACTTACACGAATAGCTGTAAGATGCCTCAGTTCGCGACAAGGGCGACGTTGCTGAGCGCTGAGTGTTTGAAGGGTCGAGGATTGTACGGAGAGGCCGCGAAGCAACTTATACGAATGACAAGCGAGGATTCGGATCTACGTTCGGCCTTGTTACTCGAACAAGCCGCTTATTGCTTTATCGGCCCGAAAATGATGCGTAAATATGCGTTCCACGCAGTGCTGGCTGGGCACAGATTCTCGAAGGCTGGCCAAAAGAAACACTCGCTGAGATGTTATCAACAGGCGTATCAG GTTTATTACGAAAGGGGCTGGTCTTTGGCCGAGGATCACATTCATTTTACAATCGGCAGGCAGGCTGCGTCCCTGAAACAAATTTCCGAAGCTGTGAAAGCATTTGAAAAGTTACTTAACGCTTTTAGTAAACAACACGCTGTGCAACAAGCCGCGTTTTTGAGAGAGTTCTTACACACTCGTAAC TTATTGTTTCAGGAAAATGGCACTAGTTGTAAAGGATTTCCAATTTTACCTTTGCCGTTGATAGATAGCaacaatattaaagtattattcgGACCTTTGAGTAAACAAAGTGAAAGCAATATTCCGGCGAGCCACGTTACGTTTAATACCGAGGAGACGGATGACACGAAATGGTCGAAAATGGAGGAGTTGTTGATAACTGAGGCGCAGGGATCTCCACCTATGATATTTAAGCCAACGATTGCTCTGTACTCCAGAACGAgtaataatactataaaaccGAATGCAGTTCTAGACGAACCGGTGCATTATTCTATCGAACTGCACAATCCGTTACACGTCCCGTTACCATTGTCAGATGTGACCTTACTATGGTCGTTCACCTGCAATAACGAGACAATCACGAACGAAATAGAAACGAGCGACGATTCAAATCCGGTCGTCTCGAATATCGTGGACGCAATTTTGTTACAACCGGCATGCAAACAGAATATCGTGCTATCTCTGACACCCAAGCGAGTAGGGGAATTGAGGGTCTTAGGTATAAGTTACAAACTGTCCAATCCGGTACAAGGGATAAATGATTCACCGGTTGCAAATTCGACCGTAGTTATCGCCGGTAAAAGATTGTTTGAGATTACACCgccgaaattaaaaaatatcaaagaaaaacCCAGTTCGAGCTTATATGGAAAGGATTATCGACTAGAAATGAACGTGATAGAAAAAGCATCATTTATGCAG ATACTTTTCACCAAGCTATCACCGGAAATGCTGTGTGGTGAAGTACAAAAGGTGGAAGtcacgttaaaaaatataggcaACGCGCCATTGAGAAATGTGTACATCGCATCCACTGATGCCAAGCTTTTTACGTTAGAAGGCTCAGAAATCGATAAGAGTGAAG ACTCGACGATGAAGAAGAGTAGTAGATCAGTCACAAAAGTAGTATTACCAGCCTCCATGAATGGTGTATTAAATGTaggagaaatttataaaatgccaCTTTGGGTACAAGCCCCGTACGAAAAGGGCACTCATAGATTAGATTTACTCTTCTATTACGAAAGCGTTGAATCGAAGACCACGTTGAAACATCGGTTGTGCCGACATATTTGGCAATTGACCGTGTTAGATTCGATACAAATTACTGCGATCGCTGCTAGAAGTGGATTATTCAAGGATGACTCGCCGacattaaatctaataatgtCCGTTAAGAATACCAATCAAGTACACGATCCATccataaatgaaattatgcTGTCAAAAGTGTCGCTTCACAGCGCTATATGGTCAGCGTTTCATTCTTCCGTTCTACCGCCAAACATAAAAGTGCAACCCCAGGAAGTGTTTCATTTGATGCTAAAGTTGAAGAAGAAGACTGACGACGAATCGATTATTTCCGACGTGTCCTTGATTCGTGACGACGAAGCCAACAGGATATCGATCGATGATTAtccgtttattaattttgtacaaaGACGTAATATTCAACCGTTGGatgtaaatgaaaatgcaAATGATGTACAGCAATTTCAACCGCAGCAAAATGTCGAACACAACTCTGTATTAAACATCATGGCGTTGAATTCTACGTTAATTGTCAAATGGTGTGCCAATGTAACGGAGAGTGGTGTGGTCACCCGGATGGCGCTCGGACAACATCACCTAGAACTTGAACATTTGAACAAAATGTACAAACATCCGAGGGAACCGCGTACCGAGCGTAATGAATTTGGTGCTCGCTTAAAAGTCTTTGGGCCAGATCGAAACGTACCAAATGTGATAACCGCTCCTGTTAAAGACCCTGTATGGGAAGCAGAATGCTTGAAGAGTCTAATTTCTTACTCACTCAGTCATCAAAGGCAGATTACGCACAGTTTTCAGCAAAGTCGGTTGTGCATTGTTCCTgtaacgatatatatacagaatcaCTCGAAGATGCGACTCGATGTTAAAATAAGTACGATAGGCACTAGCAG tgaaaCTCATCTTCCAAATATTAAGTCCCAACTGTATTCACCACAAGCTTCAACGTATTACAAATACGCTGGGCATTCGTCAATTTATTCTAATGTTGAAGCATGTGCAAGTAGCGTCGCAAAATTACATGCCGTATTACCCAGTACAGGGACGTACGATTTAGCAGCGCGAATAGATATATCCGTTAAAGATGTAAATAGCAAAGAGTATGTCGCTCAAAAAGGCAAAATGGAAagcatatgtataattaatgacGGCAGTACATAG
- the LOC140668521 gene encoding mitochondrial inner membrane protease ATP23 homolog isoform X1 produces the protein MTVKNEKSGDGKRDEGDAGKEAVTADNSTNGGLWGSDMYPERRGAKQSSSWWKIMIGAAGRESIDKTRCEDNVYKCIKDSPIVKLMVGALKSSGCEIDIRRHISCEVCNPLVTGGYDSELNQVVICQNMATSKNVVRGVLLHEMIHMFDYCQNKLDMKNIDHLACTEIRAANIGHCSFMSSMLQGDSSFMNIKATHQNCVKHKAKLSVMAVHDVSEKVAEAAIERVFTKCYNDLEPVGRRIRRNSDDMPRAYAEAHLYGYDC, from the exons ATGACAGTGAAGAATGAAAAGTCAGGCGATGGAAAAAGAGACGAGGGTGATGCTGGCAAGGAAGCGGTCACAGCGGATAATTCAACCAACGGCGGTTTATGGGGTTCTGATATGTATCCCGAAAGGAGAGGAGCTAAACAAAGCTCGAGCTGGTGGAAGATAATGATTGGAGCTGCGGGACGAGAATCGATAGATAAAACCAGATGCGAAGACAATgtttataaatgcataaaagaTA GTCCTATAGTAAAACTTATGGTGGGAGCATTAAAGTCTTCTGGATG TGAAATAGATATCCGGAGACATATTTCCTGCGAAGTGTGCAATCCACTTGTAACTGGTGGATATGATTCAGAATTAAATCAG GTAGTTATTTGTCAAAACATGGCAACTAGTAAAAACGTAGTTCGTGGTGTTCTGTTACATGAAATGATTCATATGTTTgactattgtcaaaataaattagatatgaAAAACATTGATCATCTAGCCTGTACAGAAATCAGAGCAGCGAATATCGGTCACTGTAGTTTTATGAGTTCAATGCTACAAGGTGATTCGTCTTTCATGAATATAAAAGCAACGCATcag AATTGTGTGAAACACAAAGCTAAGCTGTCAGTAATGGCTGTGCATGATGTATCAGAAAAGGTAGCAGAAGCAGCCATAGAAAGAGTGTTCACAAAATGTTACAATGATTTAGAACCAGTTGGCAGAAGAATTCGTAGAAATTCAGATGATATGCCGAGAGCGTATGCAGAAGCACATCTGTATGGGTATGAttgttaa
- the LOC140668521 gene encoding mitochondrial inner membrane protease ATP23 homolog isoform X2, whose translation MYPERRGAKQSSSWWKIMIGAAGRESIDKTRCEDNVYKCIKDSPIVKLMVGALKSSGCEIDIRRHISCEVCNPLVTGGYDSELNQVVICQNMATSKNVVRGVLLHEMIHMFDYCQNKLDMKNIDHLACTEIRAANIGHCSFMSSMLQGDSSFMNIKATHQNCVKHKAKLSVMAVHDVSEKVAEAAIERVFTKCYNDLEPVGRRIRRNSDDMPRAYAEAHLYGYDC comes from the exons ATGTATCCCGAAAGGAGAGGAGCTAAACAAAGCTCGAGCTGGTGGAAGATAATGATTGGAGCTGCGGGACGAGAATCGATAGATAAAACCAGATGCGAAGACAATgtttataaatgcataaaagaTA GTCCTATAGTAAAACTTATGGTGGGAGCATTAAAGTCTTCTGGATG TGAAATAGATATCCGGAGACATATTTCCTGCGAAGTGTGCAATCCACTTGTAACTGGTGGATATGATTCAGAATTAAATCAG GTAGTTATTTGTCAAAACATGGCAACTAGTAAAAACGTAGTTCGTGGTGTTCTGTTACATGAAATGATTCATATGTTTgactattgtcaaaataaattagatatgaAAAACATTGATCATCTAGCCTGTACAGAAATCAGAGCAGCGAATATCGGTCACTGTAGTTTTATGAGTTCAATGCTACAAGGTGATTCGTCTTTCATGAATATAAAAGCAACGCATcag AATTGTGTGAAACACAAAGCTAAGCTGTCAGTAATGGCTGTGCATGATGTATCAGAAAAGGTAGCAGAAGCAGCCATAGAAAGAGTGTTCACAAAATGTTACAATGATTTAGAACCAGTTGGCAGAAGAATTCGTAGAAATTCAGATGATATGCCGAGAGCGTATGCAGAAGCACATCTGTATGGGTATGAttgttaa
- the LOC140668522 gene encoding uncharacterized protein, producing MYYLQLAVLCVTVANVIGDLPPGTRRNTYLPPEPTKGGYTYSKPPVSFPKPTPSFPRPRPTPTVPRPTPTYLEPRPTPTYGVPRPTPTYGVPRPTPTYGVPRPTPTYGVPRPTPTSGYPPYTGQGSGISGNTIEPGHDHHHHEPGMPFDFNYAVKEDAFGNDYSHNAISDGDIVRGEYRVQLPDGRTQIVRYTADWQHGFSAQVSYDGNPRYDIPRPGGDFRGY from the exons CTGGCCGTACTCTGCGTGACGGTGGCCAATGTCATTGGTGATCTACCACCGGGCACGCGACGCAACACATACCTGCCGCCTGAGCCGACGAAGGGCGGTTACACGTACAGCAAGCCGCCGGTGTCGTTCCCGAAGCCCACGCCGAGCTTTCCCAGGCCTAGACCGACACCCACTGTTCCCAGACCGACGCCGACCTACCTCGAGCCTAGACCGACACCGACTTATGGTGTGCCCAGGCCGACGCCGACCTATGGCGTGCCCAGGCCAACGCCGACCTATGGGGTACCCAGGCCGACACCGACCTACGGCGTACCCAGACCGACCCCCACATCTGGTTATCCACCCTATACCGGCCAAGGAAGCGGTATCAGCGGGAATACTATCGAGCCTGGT CATGACCATCATCATCACGAACCCGGCATGCCTTTCGACTTCAATTACGCCGTGAAGGAGGACGCCTTCGGCAACGATTATTCTCACAACGCTATTAGCGACGGCGATATCGTTCGCGGTGAATACAGAGTGCAGCTTCCGGATGGCAGGACGCAAATCGTGCGATACACCGCTGACTGGCAACACGGATTTAGCGCACAGGTGTCTTATGACGGGAATCCCCGCTATGACATACCTCGACCAGGCGGAGACTTTCGAGGCTACTAG